A genomic window from Glycine max cultivar Williams 82 chromosome 17, Glycine_max_v4.0, whole genome shotgun sequence includes:
- the LOC100806061 gene encoding START domain-containing protein 10 isoform X1 — translation MMAIDTLMPATMSSSPAPCSRSWSISEDSLRRYVQFASESCIQELLAASVTNKGNGNDGWKVLTLENGVEISKRRSDSLHTFRSRWVLRSVSPQQFITVANAIDAAKQWDSDLVEARYIKDLEDNLSIIRLRFGDNSKPLFRNREFIVYERRETMEDGTLVVAVASLPKEIAAGLHPKQSNAIRGLLLQSGWVVEKLEDDSCVVTYVVQLDPAGWLPKCFVNRFNTKLVMIIENLKKLAQACPSEGEI, via the exons ATGATG GCAATTGATACCCTCATGCCAGCCACAATGAGCAGCAGTCCTGCACCTTGCAGCCGATCCTG GTCAATTAGTGAGGACTCCCTAAGAAGGTATGTGCAGTTTGCGAGTGAAAGCTGCATACAAGAGTTATTGGCAGCTTCGGTCACAAACAAAGGAAATGGCAACGATGGATGGAAGGTGCTAACTCTTGAAAATGGAGTGGAGATATCAAAACGAAGGTCAGACTCACTCCACACGTTTCGCAGCCGTTGGGTTCTTAGATCTGTCTCTCCCCAACAGTTCATCACAGTGGCCAATGCCATTGATGCTGCAAAG CAATGGGACTCTGATCTGGTGGAAGCCAGGTACATAAAAGATCTTGAAGACAACCTCAGCATAATTCGTCTTAGGTTTGGTGATAACTCCAAGCCTCTCTTCAGGAATAGAGAATTCATTGTCTATGAGCGGCGTGAGACTATGGAAGATGGCACCTTG GTGGTAGCAGTTGCTTCACTGCCAAAGGAAATAGCTGCAGGGTTACATCCGAAGCAAAGTAATGCAATCAGAGGACTGTTGCTACAGTCAGGGTGGGTGGTAGAGAAGCTTGAAGATGATTCATGTGTGGTCACTTATGTTGTTCAg TTGGATCCTGCAGGATGGCTGCCCAAGTGCTTTGTCAATCGATTTAAcacaaaactggttatgatcattGAAAACCTTAAAAAATTAGCCCAAGCATGTCCTAGTGAAGGTGAAATTTGA
- the LOC100806061 gene encoding START domain-containing protein 10 isoform X2, protein MPATMSSSPAPCSRSWSISEDSLRRYVQFASESCIQELLAASVTNKGNGNDGWKVLTLENGVEISKRRSDSLHTFRSRWVLRSVSPQQFITVANAIDAAKQWDSDLVEARYIKDLEDNLSIIRLRFGDNSKPLFRNREFIVYERRETMEDGTLVVAVASLPKEIAAGLHPKQSNAIRGLLLQSGWVVEKLEDDSCVVTYVVQLDPAGWLPKCFVNRFNTKLVMIIENLKKLAQACPSEGEI, encoded by the exons ATGCCAGCCACAATGAGCAGCAGTCCTGCACCTTGCAGCCGATCCTG GTCAATTAGTGAGGACTCCCTAAGAAGGTATGTGCAGTTTGCGAGTGAAAGCTGCATACAAGAGTTATTGGCAGCTTCGGTCACAAACAAAGGAAATGGCAACGATGGATGGAAGGTGCTAACTCTTGAAAATGGAGTGGAGATATCAAAACGAAGGTCAGACTCACTCCACACGTTTCGCAGCCGTTGGGTTCTTAGATCTGTCTCTCCCCAACAGTTCATCACAGTGGCCAATGCCATTGATGCTGCAAAG CAATGGGACTCTGATCTGGTGGAAGCCAGGTACATAAAAGATCTTGAAGACAACCTCAGCATAATTCGTCTTAGGTTTGGTGATAACTCCAAGCCTCTCTTCAGGAATAGAGAATTCATTGTCTATGAGCGGCGTGAGACTATGGAAGATGGCACCTTG GTGGTAGCAGTTGCTTCACTGCCAAAGGAAATAGCTGCAGGGTTACATCCGAAGCAAAGTAATGCAATCAGAGGACTGTTGCTACAGTCAGGGTGGGTGGTAGAGAAGCTTGAAGATGATTCATGTGTGGTCACTTATGTTGTTCAg TTGGATCCTGCAGGATGGCTGCCCAAGTGCTTTGTCAATCGATTTAAcacaaaactggttatgatcattGAAAACCTTAAAAAATTAGCCCAAGCATGTCCTAGTGAAGGTGAAATTTGA
- the LOC100526991 gene encoding Glutathione S-transferase zeta class (The RefSeq protein has 4 substitutions compared to this genomic sequence), translating into MEEKKLKLYSYWISSCSFRVRFALNLKGLPYDYLAVTSFSDPEFLKLNPIGFVPVLADGDSVIVGSLAIIMYLEDKYPDPPLLPRDIHQRAINFQAATIVSSSIQPFQNYTVVKYIEEKVGTDEKLPWTQSVIGKGFMALEKLLKGHARRYATGDEILLADLFLAPQLDTAIKRFNVDMKEFPTLSRLHETYNEMAAFQKALPENQPDAVH; encoded by the exons ATG GAGGAGAAGAAGCTCAAACTGTATTCCTACTGGATAAGCTCCTGTTCCTTCCGAGTCCGATTTGCTCTCAACCTCAAAG gACTACCTTACGATTACCTAGCAGTCACTTCATTTTCTGACCCTG AGTTTCTTAAGCTCAACCCCATTGGATTTGTTCCCGTGCTTGTCGATGGAGATTCAGTAATTGTTGACTCTCTTGCCATTATTATG TATTTGGAAGATAAGTATCCTGACCCTCCTCTGCTTCCTCGTGATATTCACCAAAGAGCCATCAATTTCCAA GCTGCCACTATTGTTTCCTCATCTATACAGCCTTTTCAAAATTATACTGTAGTG AAGTACATAGAGGAAAAAGTTGGCACTGATGAAAAACTTCCTTGGACCCAAAGTGTAATTGGAAAAGGCTTTATGG CACTCGAAAAATTGTTGAAAGACCATGCTAGGAGATATGCAACTGGAGATGAAATTTTACTG GCAGATTTGTTTTTAGCACCTCAGTTAGATACAGCAATTAAGAGATTCAACGTTGACATG AAGGAATTCCCTACTCTATCAAGATTACACGAGACATATAATGAAATGGCAGCATTTCGGAAGGCTTTGCCAGAGAACCAGCCAGATGCAGTACATTAG
- the LOC100526991 gene encoding glutathione S-transferase zeta class isoform X7 produces MYLYNDIIEESEVKERVGGSATDTEIEMEEKKLKLYSYWISSCSFRVRFALNLKDQFNFLFYPCSEFLKLNPIGFVPVLVDGDSVIVDSLAIIMYLEDKYPDPPLLPRDIHQRAINFQAATIVSSSIQPFQNYTVVKYIEEKVGTDEKLPWTQSVIGKGFMALEKLLKDHARRYATGDEILLADLFLAPQLDTAIKRFNVDMKEFPTLSRLHETYNEMAAFRKALPENQPDAVH; encoded by the exons ATGTATTTGTACAATGATATAATAGAAGAAAGTGAAGTGAAGGAAAGGGTGGGAGGGAGTGCTACTGATACTGAAATTGAAATG GAGGAGAAGAAGCTCAAACTGTATTCCTACTGGATAAGCTCCTGTTCCTTCCGAGTCCGATTTGCTCTCAACCTCAAAG ATCAATTCAATTTCCTCTTTTACCCGTGTTCAGAGTTTCTTAAGCTCAACCCCATTGGATTTGTTCCCGTGCTTGTCGATGGAGATTCAGTAATTGTTGACTCTCTTGCCATTATTATG TATTTGGAAGATAAGTATCCTGACCCTCCTCTGCTTCCTCGTGATATTCACCAAAGAGCCATCAATTTCCAA GCTGCCACTATTGTTTCCTCATCTATACAGCCTTTTCAAAATTATACTGTAGTG AAGTACATAGAGGAAAAAGTTGGCACTGATGAAAAACTTCCTTGGACCCAAAGTGTAATTGGAAAAGGCTTTATGG CACTCGAAAAATTGTTGAAAGACCATGCTAGGAGATATGCAACTGGAGATGAAATTTTACTG GCAGATTTGTTTTTAGCACCTCAGTTAGATACAGCAATTAAGAGATTCAACGTTGACATG AAGGAATTCCCTACTCTATCAAGATTACACGAGACATATAATGAAATGGCAGCATTTCGGAAGGCTTTGCCAGAGAACCAGCCAGATGCAGTACATTAG
- the LOC100526991 gene encoding glutathione S-transferase zeta class isoform X4, with amino-acid sequence MYLYNDIIEESEVKERVGGSATDTEIEMEEKKLKLYSYWISSCSFRVRFALNLKDQFNFLFYPCSEFLKLNPIGFVPVLVDGDSVIVDSLAIIMSHIQYLEDKYPDPPLLPRDIHQRAINFQAATIVSSSIQPFQNYTVVKYIEEKVGTDEKLPWTQSVIGKGFMALEKLLKDHARRYATGDEILLADLFLAPQLDTAIKRFNVDMKEFPTLSRLHETYNEMAAFRKALPENQPDAVH; translated from the exons ATGTATTTGTACAATGATATAATAGAAGAAAGTGAAGTGAAGGAAAGGGTGGGAGGGAGTGCTACTGATACTGAAATTGAAATG GAGGAGAAGAAGCTCAAACTGTATTCCTACTGGATAAGCTCCTGTTCCTTCCGAGTCCGATTTGCTCTCAACCTCAAAG ATCAATTCAATTTCCTCTTTTACCCGTGTTCAGAGTTTCTTAAGCTCAACCCCATTGGATTTGTTCCCGTGCTTGTCGATGGAGATTCAGTAATTGTTGACTCTCTTGCCATTATTATG TCTCACATCCAGTATTTGGAAGATAAGTATCCTGACCCTCCTCTGCTTCCTCGTGATATTCACCAAAGAGCCATCAATTTCCAA GCTGCCACTATTGTTTCCTCATCTATACAGCCTTTTCAAAATTATACTGTAGTG AAGTACATAGAGGAAAAAGTTGGCACTGATGAAAAACTTCCTTGGACCCAAAGTGTAATTGGAAAAGGCTTTATGG CACTCGAAAAATTGTTGAAAGACCATGCTAGGAGATATGCAACTGGAGATGAAATTTTACTG GCAGATTTGTTTTTAGCACCTCAGTTAGATACAGCAATTAAGAGATTCAACGTTGACATG AAGGAATTCCCTACTCTATCAAGATTACACGAGACATATAATGAAATGGCAGCATTTCGGAAGGCTTTGCCAGAGAACCAGCCAGATGCAGTACATTAG
- the LOC100526991 gene encoding glutathione S-transferase zeta class isoform X1, with product MYLYNDIIEESEVKERVGGSATDTEIEMEEKKLKLYSYWISSCSFRVRFALNLKGLPYDYLAVTSFSDPEFLKLNPIGFVPVLVDGDSVIVDSLAIIMSHIQYLEDKYPDPPLLPRDIHQRAINFQAATIVSSSIQPFQNYTVVKYIEEKVGTDEKLPWTQSVIGKGFMALEKLLKDHARRYATGDEILLADLFLAPQLDTAIKRFNVDMKEFPTLSRLHETYNEMAAFRKALPENQPDAVH from the exons ATGTATTTGTACAATGATATAATAGAAGAAAGTGAAGTGAAGGAAAGGGTGGGAGGGAGTGCTACTGATACTGAAATTGAAATG GAGGAGAAGAAGCTCAAACTGTATTCCTACTGGATAAGCTCCTGTTCCTTCCGAGTCCGATTTGCTCTCAACCTCAAAG gACTACCTTACGATTACCTAGCAGTCACTTCATTTTCTGACCCTG AGTTTCTTAAGCTCAACCCCATTGGATTTGTTCCCGTGCTTGTCGATGGAGATTCAGTAATTGTTGACTCTCTTGCCATTATTATG TCTCACATCCAGTATTTGGAAGATAAGTATCCTGACCCTCCTCTGCTTCCTCGTGATATTCACCAAAGAGCCATCAATTTCCAA GCTGCCACTATTGTTTCCTCATCTATACAGCCTTTTCAAAATTATACTGTAGTG AAGTACATAGAGGAAAAAGTTGGCACTGATGAAAAACTTCCTTGGACCCAAAGTGTAATTGGAAAAGGCTTTATGG CACTCGAAAAATTGTTGAAAGACCATGCTAGGAGATATGCAACTGGAGATGAAATTTTACTG GCAGATTTGTTTTTAGCACCTCAGTTAGATACAGCAATTAAGAGATTCAACGTTGACATG AAGGAATTCCCTACTCTATCAAGATTACACGAGACATATAATGAAATGGCAGCATTTCGGAAGGCTTTGCCAGAGAACCAGCCAGATGCAGTACATTAG
- the LOC100526991 gene encoding glutathione S-transferase zeta class isoform X3, producing MYLYNDIIEESEVKERVGGSATDTEIEMEEKKLKLYSYWISSCSFRVRFALNLKGLPYDYLAVTSFSDPEFLKLNPIGFVPVLVDGDSVIVDSLAIIMYLEDKYPDPPLLPRDIHQRAINFQAATIVSSSIQPFQNYTVVKYIEEKVGTDEKLPWTQSVIGKGFMALEKLLKDHARRYATGDEILLADLFLAPQLDTAIKRFNVDMKEFPTLSRLHETYNEMAAFRKALPENQPDAVH from the exons ATGTATTTGTACAATGATATAATAGAAGAAAGTGAAGTGAAGGAAAGGGTGGGAGGGAGTGCTACTGATACTGAAATTGAAATG GAGGAGAAGAAGCTCAAACTGTATTCCTACTGGATAAGCTCCTGTTCCTTCCGAGTCCGATTTGCTCTCAACCTCAAAG gACTACCTTACGATTACCTAGCAGTCACTTCATTTTCTGACCCTG AGTTTCTTAAGCTCAACCCCATTGGATTTGTTCCCGTGCTTGTCGATGGAGATTCAGTAATTGTTGACTCTCTTGCCATTATTATG TATTTGGAAGATAAGTATCCTGACCCTCCTCTGCTTCCTCGTGATATTCACCAAAGAGCCATCAATTTCCAA GCTGCCACTATTGTTTCCTCATCTATACAGCCTTTTCAAAATTATACTGTAGTG AAGTACATAGAGGAAAAAGTTGGCACTGATGAAAAACTTCCTTGGACCCAAAGTGTAATTGGAAAAGGCTTTATGG CACTCGAAAAATTGTTGAAAGACCATGCTAGGAGATATGCAACTGGAGATGAAATTTTACTG GCAGATTTGTTTTTAGCACCTCAGTTAGATACAGCAATTAAGAGATTCAACGTTGACATG AAGGAATTCCCTACTCTATCAAGATTACACGAGACATATAATGAAATGGCAGCATTTCGGAAGGCTTTGCCAGAGAACCAGCCAGATGCAGTACATTAG
- the LOC100526991 gene encoding glutathione S-transferase zeta class isoform X6, whose product MYLYNDIIEESEVKERVGGSATDTEIEMKLKLYSYWISSCSFRVRFALNLKDQFNFLFYPCSEFLKLNPIGFVPVLVDGDSVIVDSLAIIMSHIQYLEDKYPDPPLLPRDIHQRAINFQAATIVSSSIQPFQNYTVVKYIEEKVGTDEKLPWTQSVIGKGFMALEKLLKDHARRYATGDEILLADLFLAPQLDTAIKRFNVDMKEFPTLSRLHETYNEMAAFRKALPENQPDAVH is encoded by the exons ATGTATTTGTACAATGATATAATAGAAGAAAGTGAAGTGAAGGAAAGGGTGGGAGGGAGTGCTACTGATACTGAAATTGAAATG AAGCTCAAACTGTATTCCTACTGGATAAGCTCCTGTTCCTTCCGAGTCCGATTTGCTCTCAACCTCAAAG ATCAATTCAATTTCCTCTTTTACCCGTGTTCAGAGTTTCTTAAGCTCAACCCCATTGGATTTGTTCCCGTGCTTGTCGATGGAGATTCAGTAATTGTTGACTCTCTTGCCATTATTATG TCTCACATCCAGTATTTGGAAGATAAGTATCCTGACCCTCCTCTGCTTCCTCGTGATATTCACCAAAGAGCCATCAATTTCCAA GCTGCCACTATTGTTTCCTCATCTATACAGCCTTTTCAAAATTATACTGTAGTG AAGTACATAGAGGAAAAAGTTGGCACTGATGAAAAACTTCCTTGGACCCAAAGTGTAATTGGAAAAGGCTTTATGG CACTCGAAAAATTGTTGAAAGACCATGCTAGGAGATATGCAACTGGAGATGAAATTTTACTG GCAGATTTGTTTTTAGCACCTCAGTTAGATACAGCAATTAAGAGATTCAACGTTGACATG AAGGAATTCCCTACTCTATCAAGATTACACGAGACATATAATGAAATGGCAGCATTTCGGAAGGCTTTGCCAGAGAACCAGCCAGATGCAGTACATTAG
- the LOC100526991 gene encoding glutathione S-transferase zeta class isoform X5 — MYLYNDIIEESEVKERVGGSATDTEIEMKLKLYSYWISSCSFRVRFALNLKGLPYDYLAVTSFSDPEFLKLNPIGFVPVLVDGDSVIVDSLAIIMYLEDKYPDPPLLPRDIHQRAINFQAATIVSSSIQPFQNYTVVKYIEEKVGTDEKLPWTQSVIGKGFMALEKLLKDHARRYATGDEILLADLFLAPQLDTAIKRFNVDMKEFPTLSRLHETYNEMAAFRKALPENQPDAVH; from the exons ATGTATTTGTACAATGATATAATAGAAGAAAGTGAAGTGAAGGAAAGGGTGGGAGGGAGTGCTACTGATACTGAAATTGAAATG AAGCTCAAACTGTATTCCTACTGGATAAGCTCCTGTTCCTTCCGAGTCCGATTTGCTCTCAACCTCAAAG gACTACCTTACGATTACCTAGCAGTCACTTCATTTTCTGACCCTG AGTTTCTTAAGCTCAACCCCATTGGATTTGTTCCCGTGCTTGTCGATGGAGATTCAGTAATTGTTGACTCTCTTGCCATTATTATG TATTTGGAAGATAAGTATCCTGACCCTCCTCTGCTTCCTCGTGATATTCACCAAAGAGCCATCAATTTCCAA GCTGCCACTATTGTTTCCTCATCTATACAGCCTTTTCAAAATTATACTGTAGTG AAGTACATAGAGGAAAAAGTTGGCACTGATGAAAAACTTCCTTGGACCCAAAGTGTAATTGGAAAAGGCTTTATGG CACTCGAAAAATTGTTGAAAGACCATGCTAGGAGATATGCAACTGGAGATGAAATTTTACTG GCAGATTTGTTTTTAGCACCTCAGTTAGATACAGCAATTAAGAGATTCAACGTTGACATG AAGGAATTCCCTACTCTATCAAGATTACACGAGACATATAATGAAATGGCAGCATTTCGGAAGGCTTTGCCAGAGAACCAGCCAGATGCAGTACATTAG
- the LOC100526991 gene encoding glutathione S-transferase zeta class isoform X2, giving the protein MYLYNDIIEESEVKERVGGSATDTEIEMKLKLYSYWISSCSFRVRFALNLKGLPYDYLAVTSFSDPEFLKLNPIGFVPVLVDGDSVIVDSLAIIMSHIQYLEDKYPDPPLLPRDIHQRAINFQAATIVSSSIQPFQNYTVVKYIEEKVGTDEKLPWTQSVIGKGFMALEKLLKDHARRYATGDEILLADLFLAPQLDTAIKRFNVDMKEFPTLSRLHETYNEMAAFRKALPENQPDAVH; this is encoded by the exons ATGTATTTGTACAATGATATAATAGAAGAAAGTGAAGTGAAGGAAAGGGTGGGAGGGAGTGCTACTGATACTGAAATTGAAATG AAGCTCAAACTGTATTCCTACTGGATAAGCTCCTGTTCCTTCCGAGTCCGATTTGCTCTCAACCTCAAAG gACTACCTTACGATTACCTAGCAGTCACTTCATTTTCTGACCCTG AGTTTCTTAAGCTCAACCCCATTGGATTTGTTCCCGTGCTTGTCGATGGAGATTCAGTAATTGTTGACTCTCTTGCCATTATTATG TCTCACATCCAGTATTTGGAAGATAAGTATCCTGACCCTCCTCTGCTTCCTCGTGATATTCACCAAAGAGCCATCAATTTCCAA GCTGCCACTATTGTTTCCTCATCTATACAGCCTTTTCAAAATTATACTGTAGTG AAGTACATAGAGGAAAAAGTTGGCACTGATGAAAAACTTCCTTGGACCCAAAGTGTAATTGGAAAAGGCTTTATGG CACTCGAAAAATTGTTGAAAGACCATGCTAGGAGATATGCAACTGGAGATGAAATTTTACTG GCAGATTTGTTTTTAGCACCTCAGTTAGATACAGCAATTAAGAGATTCAACGTTGACATG AAGGAATTCCCTACTCTATCAAGATTACACGAGACATATAATGAAATGGCAGCATTTCGGAAGGCTTTGCCAGAGAACCAGCCAGATGCAGTACATTAG
- the GSTZ3 gene encoding glutathione S-transferase GST 25, giving the protein MASASVGKELTLYSYWRSSCSHRVRIALNLKGLKYEYKPVNLLKGEQSRPEFLQLNPVGCVPVLVDDHVVLYDSFAIIMYLEDKYPHNPLLPHDIYKRAINFQAASVVSSTIQPLHNLSLLNYIGEKVGPDEKLPWAQSIIRRGFKALEKLLKDHTGRYATGDEVFLADIFLAPQLHAAFKRFNIHMNEFPILARLHETYNEIPAFQEALPENQPDAVH; this is encoded by the exons ATG GCAAGCGCAAGTGTTGGTAAAGAACTGACGCTGTATTCGTATTGGAGGAGCTCTTGTTCCCACCGAGTCCGAATCGCTCTCAACCTCAAAG GGCTTAAATACGAATACAAGCCCGTCAATCTGCTCAAGGGAGAACAATCTCGCCCTG AGTTTCTCCAGCTCAATCCTGTTGGTTGTGTCCCCGTTCTAGTGGATGACCACGTTGTTCTCTATGACTCTTTCGCCATTATTATG TATTTGGAAGATAAGTATCCTCACAATCCTTTGCTCCCTCATGATATTTACAAGAGAGCAATCAATTTCCAG GCTGCTAGTGTTGTTTCCTCAACAATACAACCTCTTCATAACTTGAGTTTACTG AACTACATTGGGGAGAAAGTTGGCCCTGATGAAAAACTTCCTTGGGCCCAAAGTATAATTAGAAGAGGCTTTAAAG CACTGGAAAAGCTATTGAAAGACCACACAGGAAGATATGCAACTGGAGATGAAGTTTTCCTG GCAGATATATTTTTAGCACCTCAGTTACATGCAGCATTTAAGAGATTCAACATTCACATG AACGAGTTCCCTATTCTAGCAAGATTGCATGAGACATATAATGAGATCCCTGCATTCCAGGAGGCTCTGCCAGAGAACCAGCCTGATGCAGTACACTAG
- the LOC100794019 gene encoding endoglucanase 25 produces the protein MSMYGRDPWGGPLEIHATDSATDDERSRNLQELDRGALDETQQSWLLGAGEQKKKKKRYVDLGCIIVSRKLFIWTLGTLAVCAFLAGFITLIVKTVPRHHHKPPPPDNYTIALHKALLFFNAQKSGKLPRHNNVSWRGNSGLQDGKGDGVPPVIKDLVGGYYDAGDAIKFNFPMSFSMTMLSWSVIEYSGKYQAAGELGHVKDIIKWGTDYLLKNFNSTADTITQLGMQVGSGDTSQGSTTPNDHYCWMRPEDIDYDRPTQTCTTCSDLAAEMAAALAAASIVFKDNRAYSQKLVHGATTLFKFSRDSRGRYSPNGREASVFYNSTSYWDEFVWGGAWMYFATGNSSYLKLATTPRLAKHAGAFWGGPDYGVLSWDNKLTGAQVLLSRLRLFLSPGYPYEEILSTFHNQTGIVMCSYLPMFTSFNRTRGGLIQLNHGRPQPLQYVVNAAFLAALYSDYLDAADTPGWYCGPNFFSTDVLRDFAKTQIDYILGKNPRKMSYIVGFGNHYPKHVHHRGASIPKNKVKYNCKGGWKWRDSSKPNPHTIVGAMVAGPDKHDHFHDVRTNYNYTEPTLAGNAGLVAALVALSGDKTTGIDKNTLFSAVPPMFPTPPPPPAPWKP, from the exons ATGAGTATGTACGGTAGGGATCCGTGGGGAGGGCCGTTGGAGATCCACGCCACAGACTCCGCCACCGACGACGAGCGCAGCCGGAATCTCCAGGAGCTGGACCGAGGCGCTTTAGACGAGACACAACAGAGCTGGCTCTTGGGCGCCGGAGaacagaaaaagaagaagaaaaggtacGTAGATCTTGGCTGCATCATCGTCAGCCGCAAGCTCTTCATCTGGACACTCGGCACTCTCGCCGTCTGCGCCTTCCTCGCCGGCTTCATCACCCTCATCGTCAAAACCGTCCCCCGCCACCACCACAAGCCACCCCCTCCCGACAACTACACCATCGCCCTCCACAAGGCCCTCCTCTTCTTCAACGCCCAGAAATCCGGAAAGCTCCCTCGCCACAACAATGTTTCCTGGAGAGGCAACTCCGGGTTGCAGGACGGCAAGGGTGACGGCGTGCcgcccgtcattaaggatctggTGGGCGGTTACTACGACGCCGGCGACGCCATAAAATTCAACTTCCCCATGTCCTTCTCCATGACCATGCTGAGCTGGAGCGTGATCGAGTACAGCGGCAAGTACCAGGCTGCGGGTGAGTTGGGTCACGTGAAGGACATCATAAAGTGGGGGACCGATTACCTTCTCAAGAACTTCAACAGCACCGCCGACACCATCACCCAGCTGGGCATGCAGGTTGGATCAGGGGACACCTCCCAAGGTAGCACCACTCCCAACGACCACTACTGCTGGATGCGTCCCGAGGACATCGACTACGACCGCCCCACCCAGACCTGCACCACATGCTCCGATCTGGCCGCCGAGATGGCCGCGGCGTTGGCGGCGGCATCGATTGTGTTCAAGGACAACAGGGCCTATTCGCAGAAGCTGGTTCACGGGGCGACCACGCTCTTTAAGTTCTCTAGGGATTCGAGAGGTAGGTACAGTCCAAATGGGAGGGAGGCTTCTGTATTCTACAATTCCACCAGCTATTGGGATGAGTTCGTTTGGGGAGGGGCATGGATgtactttgccactggtaattcCTCTTACCTCAAGCTCGCTACCACTCCTCGCCTCGCCAAACACGCTGGCGCCTTCTGGGGAGGCCCCGACTATGGCGTCCTCAGCTGGGATAACAAGCTTACTGGTGCTCAG gTTCTTCTCAGTCGTTTGAGGTTGTTCCTCAGTCCTGGTTAtccctatgaagaaattttaaGCACATTTCACAATCAGACCGGCATAGTCATGTGCTCCTACCTCCCAATGTTCACCAGCTTTAATAGAACAAGgg GTGGCTTGATTCAATTGAACCATGGCAGGCCTCAGCCTCTCCAATATGTTGTCAATGCAGCCTTTTTGGCTGCTCTTTACAGTGATTATCTCGATGCTGCTGATACACCTGGATGGTATTGTGGACCCAATTTCTTCTCGACTGATGTCCTTCGAGACTTTGCAAAGACCCAG ATTGATTACATCCTTGGGAAGAACCCTCGGAAAATGAGCTATATTGTAGGTTTTGGTAATCATTATCCAAAACATGTTCACCATAGAGGTGCGTCTATACCGAAGAACAAGGTTAAGTACAACTGTAAAGGAGGATGGAAATGGAGGGACTCATCCAAGCCAAACCCACATACAATTGTTGGTGCTATGGTTGCTGGTCCTGACAAGCACGATCATTTCCATGATGTCCGAACCAACTACAACTACACTGAGCCAACTCTAGCAGGAAATGCAGGTTTAGTAGCTGCACTTGTGGCATTGTCCGGTGATAAAACCACCGGTATAGACAAAAACACCCTTTTCTCTGCTGTTCCCCCAATGTTTcccacaccaccaccacctccagcACCATGGAAACCATGA